One window of the Thermodesulfomicrobium sp. WS genome contains the following:
- a CDS encoding phosphoesterase — MAYFRKLGPKLEKLLDLLDKNERWLIVIVADPDAMASAMALKRIMAGRVREVGIAHVNEISRPDNLAMMRLLRIPTKKYTPLLRAQYDRFALVDSQPHHNTQLAEIPFSLVIDHHPKAADVPVQADFVEIVSEYGANSTIMTEYLYNLDIRPGKLLATALLYGIKTDTQSFERDFHDIDMRAFRYLAKFYHRPLLHKIIRSEFKLEWLTYFAQAFRKIRVFGKAIFIFMGKVESSDILVILADFFLRVHGVSATIVSGIFQDRLIVVFRGDGLRQDMGKYAQRLFGEFGSAGGHRTMARAEIPLANVSDQHVSQFVWDRLQACAWKRKEDGPCR; from the coding sequence ATGGCATACTTTCGCAAGCTTGGGCCAAAGCTGGAGAAGCTTCTCGATCTCTTGGATAAAAATGAGCGGTGGCTCATTGTGATCGTTGCCGATCCGGACGCCATGGCCTCGGCCATGGCACTCAAACGCATCATGGCCGGCCGTGTGCGGGAGGTAGGCATTGCCCATGTGAACGAGATTTCCCGGCCGGACAATTTGGCCATGATGCGTCTTCTGCGCATCCCTACCAAGAAATACACCCCGCTGCTTCGCGCTCAGTACGACCGTTTCGCCTTGGTGGATTCCCAGCCGCACCACAATACCCAGCTCGCGGAGATCCCTTTTTCTTTGGTCATCGACCATCACCCCAAAGCAGCCGATGTGCCGGTGCAAGCGGATTTTGTGGAAATCGTTTCCGAATACGGCGCTAATTCCACGATCATGACCGAATATCTCTATAATCTCGATATCCGACCGGGAAAGCTCTTAGCCACTGCTTTGCTCTACGGGATCAAGACCGATACACAAAGCTTTGAGCGCGATTTCCATGATATCGATATGCGGGCATTCCGGTATCTTGCGAAATTTTACCATCGTCCACTACTCCATAAAATTATCCGTTCGGAATTCAAATTGGAGTGGCTCACCTATTTTGCCCAAGCATTCCGTAAAATACGTGTTTTTGGAAAAGCCATATTCATCTTCATGGGCAAAGTAGAATCCAGCGATATTTTGGTTATTCTCGCGGATTTTTTCCTTCGGGTCCATGGGGTTTCTGCAACTATTGTCAGCGGTATTTTTCAAGATCGATTGATTGTTGTCTTTCGTGGCGATGGATTGCGTCAGGATATGGGCAAATATGCCCAGCGCCTCTTTGGTGAATTTGGTTCTGCAGGCGGGCACCGCACCATGGCCCGGGCGGAGATCCCCTTGGCCAATGTCAGTGACCAGCATGTGAGCCAATTTGTATGGGACCGCTTGCAGGCGTGTGCCTGGAAACGCAAAGAGGATGGTCCATGCCGGTAG
- a CDS encoding DNA polymerase I encodes MPVAASLGWSTPPLFLVDGHAFIHRGFHAYPDFRAPDGFPTSALFFVLRILLKILREEAPTHLAFVMEGRGPTFRHARFADYKAGRPSMAEDLALQIPAIREAVAHLGIPVLSQDGCEADDVLASLAARFAAHGVVLVGADKDLCQCLGPSVVLWDPAGRGERILQAADVQTTYGVTAAQWPDFQALTGDSVDNIPGVPRVGPKTAARWLRQFPDLESLCANLHQLPPKEQQLLVPHVEDVFVYRELTTLRTDCVPEITWEDLARRPMDPKAVAALVQRFGFRSLEAELEEFVDSSSAPRQRPAPMAGRLASWEDLPDLSGQAVAFWIEDDVTELAAGEHLWRVPGPPPRGALERVMGTVVSSKELRRAGWEMDAWAAVWDVELMAYLLDPEARDYSWPRLAGQFLGDTAAAGARAVAQAGEVLRERLAAAGLVDLYLRLELPLVRVLVAMEARGIALDGARCARLLEQVEARLEDLTQRIYAASGTQFNIRSNQQLAYVLYDQLGLPAPRKTAGGARSTAVEALEAIRHAHPVVEMVLEFRMLEKLRSTYLVPLPAAADATGRIHTTFNHLATATGRLSSSDPNLQNIPIRGPLGAPVRACFVAPPGKALIAADYSQIELRVLAHLSADPALTAAFAKGEDIHTRTASLLFDLSPEEVGKEERRRAKTINFGLLYGMGPAKLARELGISQKEAKAFIARYFEKLGGVREFYSMVEESARRQGYVLTLAGRRRLLPGMTSANPAVLQAARRMAINTVVQGSAADIIKMAMLQVEEDATVRQLGGALLLQVHDELVLEAPTATAQAVGERVAAIMTSVVSLQVPLVVDFGIGPDWAAAHG; translated from the coding sequence ATGCCGGTAGCCGCCTCTTTGGGGTGGAGTACCCCGCCGCTCTTTTTGGTGGATGGCCACGCCTTCATCCATCGCGGCTTTCATGCCTATCCGGATTTTCGCGCCCCGGATGGCTTTCCCACCAGCGCCCTGTTTTTCGTCCTGCGCATCCTTTTGAAGATCCTGCGCGAAGAGGCCCCCACCCATCTCGCCTTTGTCATGGAAGGCCGCGGCCCCACCTTTCGGCATGCGCGCTTTGCGGACTACAAGGCCGGCAGACCCTCCATGGCCGAAGATTTGGCCCTGCAGATCCCTGCCATTCGCGAGGCGGTGGCGCACCTAGGCATCCCGGTGCTCTCCCAAGATGGCTGCGAGGCCGATGACGTGCTTGCCAGTTTGGCGGCGCGGTTTGCCGCCCACGGGGTGGTCTTGGTGGGTGCGGATAAGGATTTGTGCCAGTGTCTTGGGCCATCGGTGGTGCTGTGGGACCCTGCGGGTCGGGGCGAACGGATCCTGCAGGCCGCGGACGTGCAGACCACCTATGGCGTTACGGCGGCGCAGTGGCCGGATTTTCAGGCGCTCACCGGCGATAGTGTGGACAACATCCCCGGGGTGCCCCGGGTGGGGCCCAAGACCGCGGCCCGCTGGCTGCGCCAGTTTCCGGATCTGGAGTCCTTGTGCGCCAACCTCCACCAACTGCCGCCCAAGGAGCAGCAATTGCTCGTACCCCATGTGGAGGACGTGTTCGTCTATCGGGAGCTCACCACCCTGCGCACGGACTGTGTCCCGGAGATCACCTGGGAAGATTTGGCGCGACGGCCCATGGACCCGAAGGCGGTGGCCGCCTTGGTGCAGCGCTTTGGCTTTCGCTCCCTGGAAGCCGAACTGGAGGAATTTGTGGATAGCTCCTCTGCGCCGCGGCAGCGCCCTGCACCGATGGCAGGGCGACTGGCTTCGTGGGAGGATCTGCCGGACCTTTCCGGTCAGGCGGTTGCCTTTTGGATTGAAGACGACGTGACGGAGCTTGCCGCAGGAGAGCACTTGTGGCGTGTACCTGGTCCGCCGCCGCGAGGCGCCTTGGAGCGGGTCATGGGCACCGTGGTTTCCTCCAAGGAGCTGCGCCGGGCAGGATGGGAGATGGATGCGTGGGCCGCGGTATGGGACGTGGAACTCATGGCCTATCTCCTCGATCCCGAAGCCCGGGACTATTCCTGGCCGCGCTTGGCAGGGCAATTTTTGGGGGACACTGCTGCTGCCGGCGCCCGCGCCGTGGCCCAGGCCGGGGAAGTGCTGCGTGAGCGCCTTGCGGCTGCGGGGCTCGTGGATCTGTACTTGCGGTTGGAGCTGCCGCTGGTGCGGGTGCTCGTGGCCATGGAGGCGCGCGGCATTGCCTTGGACGGGGCGCGGTGTGCGAGGTTGCTGGAGCAGGTAGAGGCCCGCTTGGAGGATTTGACCCAGCGCATCTATGCTGCTTCTGGAACGCAGTTCAACATCCGATCCAACCAACAGCTCGCTTATGTGCTCTACGACCAATTGGGGCTGCCTGCGCCGCGCAAGACCGCAGGCGGGGCGCGCTCCACGGCGGTGGAGGCCCTGGAGGCGATCCGCCATGCCCACCCTGTGGTGGAGATGGTCTTGGAGTTTCGCATGCTCGAGAAGCTGCGCTCCACCTATCTCGTGCCGCTTCCGGCCGCTGCCGACGCCACAGGCCGCATCCACACCACCTTCAACCACCTGGCCACGGCCACCGGTCGCCTTTCCAGCAGCGACCCCAACCTCCAGAACATCCCCATCCGTGGGCCGCTGGGCGCCCCGGTGCGGGCCTGCTTCGTGGCCCCGCCGGGGAAGGCGCTCATCGCTGCGGACTATTCGCAAATCGAATTGCGCGTGCTCGCCCACTTGAGCGCGGACCCTGCGCTTACCGCGGCCTTTGCAAAGGGAGAAGACATCCATACGCGTACCGCCAGCCTGCTTTTCGATCTTTCGCCAGAGGAAGTCGGCAAAGAAGAACGGCGCCGCGCCAAGACCATCAATTTTGGGTTGCTCTACGGCATGGGTCCGGCCAAACTGGCCCGCGAGCTCGGGATTTCCCAGAAGGAAGCCAAGGCCTTTATCGCGCGCTACTTCGAAAAATTGGGTGGAGTGCGGGAGTTTTATTCGATGGTGGAAGAGTCCGCCCGGCGCCAGGGGTATGTGCTCACCTTGGCGGGACGGCGTCGGCTGCTTCCAGGTATGACCTCGGCAAATCCCGCGGTCCTTCAGGCCGCCCGGCGTATGGCCATCAACACCGTGGTGCAGGGATCGGCGGCGGACATCATCAAAATGGCCATGCTCCAGGTGGAGGAGGATGCCACGGTGCGCCAGCTGGGGGGCGCGCTGCTTTTGCAGGTGCACGATGAACTCGTCCTGGAGGCCCCTACGGCTACGGCCCAGGCGGTGGGCGAGCGGGTGGCGGCCATCATGACTTCCGTGGTCTCCTTGCAGGTCCCCCTGGTGGTGGATTTCGGCATTGGTCCGGACTGGGCCGCTGCCCATGGATAG
- a CDS encoding alanine--glyoxylate aminotransferase family protein, whose amino-acid sequence MEHKLRLLTPGPTPLPEAVRLALAQDMIHHRKAAFVELMHELQPRLMRLFGTAQPVLPLSCSGTGAMVAAAASLFAPGEKVVVVEGGKFGERWREIAESLGLVVTVLAVPWGTAVDPQELRALLDADPSIAGVLVQVSETSTGVLHPVRELAAITRQRPVLLVADGISAVGVSPCPMDAWGIDALLTGSQKGLMLPPGLALVALSERAWAKAESLGPRHFYFNLLAERAKSRQGQTLFTSPVNLLRGLAVSLALFEEAGMEQVFRKQWALTCMARQGALSLGLEPLAKTHFTWGLTAVRLPAGVDGGRVLKSAAKRGVVMAGGQGPLKGRIVRLGHMGHVDFGDLLAGLYALRQGLMEAGGFSAARSYLEDAIAAYEAALQAGLPEEAL is encoded by the coding sequence ATGGAACATAAATTGCGACTCCTGACCCCAGGCCCCACTCCGCTGCCCGAAGCCGTGCGTTTGGCTTTGGCCCAGGATATGATCCATCATCGCAAGGCCGCTTTCGTGGAGCTCATGCACGAGCTCCAACCGCGCCTCATGCGGCTCTTTGGCACGGCCCAGCCGGTGTTGCCCCTTTCGTGCTCCGGCACCGGGGCGATGGTGGCGGCGGCCGCAAGCCTCTTTGCCCCGGGGGAAAAGGTCGTGGTGGTGGAAGGCGGAAAATTCGGCGAGCGCTGGCGGGAGATCGCCGAGAGCTTGGGGCTTGTGGTGACGGTGCTTGCCGTGCCCTGGGGCACGGCTGTGGACCCGCAGGAGCTGCGTGCGCTCCTGGATGCGGACCCGAGCATTGCGGGGGTGCTGGTGCAGGTCTCCGAGACGTCCACCGGAGTGCTCCATCCCGTGCGCGAACTTGCCGCCATCACCCGGCAGCGTCCGGTGCTCTTGGTGGCGGACGGCATCTCTGCGGTCGGGGTTTCTCCGTGTCCCATGGACGCCTGGGGGATCGACGCCCTGCTCACCGGATCGCAAAAAGGCCTCATGCTGCCGCCGGGTCTGGCCTTGGTGGCCCTTTCCGAGCGCGCCTGGGCCAAGGCGGAGTCCTTGGGGCCGCGGCATTTCTATTTCAACCTGCTTGCCGAACGTGCCAAGTCCCGGCAGGGCCAGACCCTCTTTACCTCGCCGGTGAATCTCTTGCGGGGCCTGGCCGTCAGCCTTGCACTCTTTGAAGAAGCGGGCATGGAGCAGGTCTTTCGCAAGCAATGGGCGCTGACCTGCATGGCGCGGCAGGGGGCGCTGAGCCTGGGTCTGGAACCCTTGGCCAAGACGCATTTCACTTGGGGGCTCACCGCCGTGCGCCTGCCTGCTGGGGTGGACGGGGGCCGGGTGCTGAAGTCCGCGGCCAAGCGGGGCGTGGTCATGGCTGGCGGGCAAGGCCCGCTCAAAGGGAGGATTGTGCGCCTTGGCCATATGGGGCATGTGGATTTCGGCGATCTTCTGGCCGGGCTTTACGCCTTGCGTCAGGGCCTCATGGAGGCCGGTGGCTTCAGCGCAGCCCGATCGTACTTGGAGGATGCCATAGCGGCGTACGAAGCCGCCCTGCAGGCAGGACTGCCCGAGGAGGCGCTATGA
- a CDS encoding DUF1844 domain-containing protein has protein sequence MSTQEDLSCVCKELPQVDFSTFVLSMASTALVHLGEVPEPESGAIRTDLIAAKQTIDILCMLQCKTKGNLTDSENRLLMDLLYELRLKYVQRAG, from the coding sequence ATGAGCACCCAAGAAGACCTTTCGTGCGTGTGCAAGGAACTTCCGCAAGTGGATTTTTCCACCTTTGTGCTCTCCATGGCCTCGACGGCCCTGGTGCACCTTGGCGAAGTCCCGGAACCGGAAAGCGGTGCGATCCGTACCGATTTGATCGCCGCCAAACAGACCATCGATATTCTGTGTATGCTGCAATGCAAAACCAAAGGGAATTTGACGGATTCGGAAAATCGGCTGCTCATGGATCTGCTCTATGAGCTGCGGCTCAAGTATGTGCAGCGGGCAGGATAG
- the argC gene encoding N-acetyl-gamma-glutamyl-phosphate reductase gives MERKRVGLVGVTGYTGMELCRLVLHHPGMELVAATSRAEAGKRLGDLYPYLYGTTMAEVPVQSPDYAALAAACDVVFLAVPHGTAMHAARELVAAGCRVVDLSADFRLRDVDTYRSWYATEHACPELVPEAVYGLPELYGQAVARARLVANPGCYPTASILALYPAVAAGLVEPEDLIIDAKSGASGAGRKANVATLFCEVHDSFRAYNLGRHRHTPEIEQELSRAAGKGITVSFNPHLVPMDRGILATCYGRLRPHVDEARVREVYAAFASGKPWVRFLPPGVLPETRWVRGTNFCDIAVVVDERTRRLIVVSCIDNLCRGASGQALVNANVMLGFPEDAGLSRAPLVP, from the coding sequence ATGGAACGCAAACGCGTAGGTTTGGTGGGAGTGACCGGATATACGGGCATGGAGTTGTGCCGCTTGGTACTCCATCACCCAGGCATGGAGCTCGTGGCCGCCACCTCTCGGGCTGAGGCAGGCAAGCGCTTGGGAGACCTCTATCCCTATCTGTATGGCACCACCATGGCCGAGGTCCCGGTGCAGTCTCCGGATTACGCCGCCTTGGCCGCGGCCTGCGACGTGGTCTTTTTGGCGGTTCCCCATGGCACGGCCATGCATGCGGCCAGGGAGCTCGTGGCCGCGGGCTGCCGGGTGGTGGACCTCAGTGCGGATTTCCGGCTGCGGGATGTGGATACCTACCGTTCGTGGTACGCCACCGAGCATGCCTGTCCGGAACTGGTGCCCGAAGCCGTATACGGCCTGCCCGAGCTCTACGGCCAGGCCGTGGCCAGGGCGCGCCTGGTGGCCAATCCGGGCTGCTACCCCACGGCGAGCATCCTCGCCTTGTATCCGGCCGTGGCGGCGGGGCTGGTGGAACCGGAGGACTTGATCATCGACGCCAAATCCGGGGCCTCGGGCGCGGGCCGCAAGGCCAACGTGGCCACCCTCTTTTGTGAGGTGCACGACAGTTTCCGGGCGTACAACCTCGGCCGCCATCGCCATACCCCGGAAATCGAGCAGGAGCTTTCCCGTGCCGCGGGCAAGGGCATCACCGTCTCGTTCAACCCCCATTTGGTGCCCATGGACCGGGGGATCCTCGCCACCTGCTATGGTCGGCTGCGGCCCCATGTGGATGAGGCCCGCGTGCGGGAGGTGTACGCTGCCTTTGCCTCCGGCAAGCCCTGGGTGCGGTTTTTGCCGCCAGGGGTGTTGCCGGAGACCCGCTGGGTGCGGGGCACCAACTTTTGCGATATCGCTGTGGTGGTGGACGAGCGCACCCGGCGGCTCATCGTGGTGTCGTGTATCGACAACTTGTGCCGAGGGGCCTCTGGCCAGGCCTTGGTCAATGCCAATGTGATGCTTGGCTTTCCCGAGGACGCGGGCCTGTCCCGAGCGCCGCTGGTGCCGTAG
- a CDS encoding EAL domain-containing protein: MSESYYETIVVARQPIFTADQRVWGYELLFRSKTDLSQAVITDADQATLQVIADGFAVATENVPAEARVLINFPRNLLVGDAPYVLPANRAIVEILETVTPEPEILAACGRLKEAGYTLALDDFIGHSGFEPLCALADIVKVDILMQTPESVTAIVKGLRRYNITLLAEKVETREMFEVCKRLGFVYFQGYFFRKPEIVEGRKLTASQASRIRLLHELSHGADLEQLVRILEADVSLSYRLLRYINSVRFALVKKVESIQRAASMLGRKNLQQWLQVTLLADMNAAPRAQELVRLSVIRARFFQILAEAGKAPLSPDAMFLLGFFSLLDGILDQPMEAVLAELPLDPAVQAILVDPANPHAPWLLLAQELDRCHWPGVRVQAEALGLPLAQVGAAYHEAMAWTDAMLGAGE; encoded by the coding sequence ATGAGTGAATCGTACTACGAAACCATCGTGGTGGCCCGGCAGCCCATATTTACTGCGGATCAGAGGGTCTGGGGATACGAGCTCCTTTTTCGCAGCAAAACCGATTTGAGCCAGGCGGTGATCACGGATGCGGATCAGGCCACGCTTCAAGTGATTGCCGATGGGTTTGCCGTGGCCACGGAAAACGTCCCTGCAGAGGCCCGGGTGTTGATCAATTTTCCCCGCAATTTGCTTGTGGGGGACGCGCCCTACGTGCTGCCGGCGAACCGGGCCATCGTGGAGATCCTGGAGACCGTGACCCCGGAGCCGGAGATCTTGGCCGCCTGTGGCCGCCTCAAGGAAGCGGGCTATACCTTGGCCCTGGACGACTTCATCGGGCACAGCGGCTTTGAGCCGCTGTGCGCCTTGGCGGATATCGTCAAGGTGGATATCCTGATGCAGACGCCGGAGAGCGTCACGGCCATCGTCAAAGGTCTGCGCCGCTATAACATCACCCTGCTGGCGGAAAAGGTCGAGACCCGGGAGATGTTCGAGGTGTGTAAGCGCCTGGGGTTCGTCTATTTTCAGGGGTATTTTTTCCGTAAGCCGGAGATCGTCGAAGGCCGCAAACTCACCGCCAGTCAAGCAAGCCGCATCCGCCTGCTGCATGAGCTCTCCCACGGGGCGGACCTGGAGCAGCTGGTGCGGATCTTGGAAGCGGACGTCTCGCTTTCGTACCGCTTGCTGCGCTACATCAATTCCGTGCGTTTCGCCTTGGTGAAAAAGGTGGAATCCATCCAGCGGGCCGCCTCCATGCTCGGGCGCAAGAACCTCCAGCAATGGCTGCAGGTGACCCTGCTGGCCGACATGAATGCCGCCCCCAGGGCCCAGGAATTGGTCCGCCTCTCCGTGATCCGCGCGCGCTTCTTCCAGATTTTGGCGGAAGCCGGTAAAGCCCCTTTGAGCCCCGATGCCATGTTCTTGTTGGGTTTCTTCTCCTTGCTCGATGGCATCTTGGATCAGCCCATGGAGGCGGTGCTTGCGGAGCTGCCCCTTGACCCTGCGGTGCAGGCCATCTTGGTGGATCCCGCAAACCCGCACGCCCCGTGGCTTCTCCTGGCGCAGGAACTGGATCGCTGTCACTGGCCGGGAGTGCGCGTTCAGGCCGAGGCCTTGGGGTTGCCGCTTGCCCAGGTGGGCGCCGCCTATCATGAGGCCATGGCCTGGACCGATGCCATGTTGGGGGCCGGGGAGTGA
- a CDS encoding A24 family peptidase, translated as MEAAFPWVALIFGLCLGSFYTVCVHRYLSGGSLLWPGSHCPACGHRLRPWENIPLFSFLIQRGRCRACAAPIPWRYPILEALSGAAAMILALRFGLSPAFFVYLVATGIFLVAGAIDWETYLLPDVFTYPLAALGLIHPLWVPVSWMDTLLGAVLGAGLLWAVREGYARLRHVEGLGLGDVKLMIGLGALTGATQLPLTILCASLLALATFALCIARTPRSQGLATAIPFGPFLCAGAWLVLVAGEWVSSWGLG; from the coding sequence ATGGAAGCGGCCTTCCCTTGGGTTGCTTTGATTTTCGGGCTGTGTCTGGGGAGCTTTTACACGGTGTGCGTGCATCGGTATCTTTCCGGCGGCTCCCTGTTGTGGCCAGGATCCCATTGTCCGGCCTGTGGCCACCGCTTGCGGCCCTGGGAGAATATTCCGCTCTTCTCGTTTCTGATCCAACGCGGCCGCTGCCGCGCCTGCGCTGCCCCGATCCCCTGGCGCTATCCCATCCTCGAGGCCCTCTCCGGGGCCGCGGCCATGATCTTGGCCTTGCGTTTTGGCCTGAGTCCGGCGTTTTTCGTGTACCTTGTGGCCACGGGTATCTTTCTCGTGGCCGGGGCCATCGATTGGGAGACCTATCTCCTGCCGGATGTCTTTACCTATCCTTTGGCGGCATTGGGCCTCATCCATCCCTTGTGGGTACCGGTGTCCTGGATGGACACCCTGCTCGGGGCGGTTTTGGGAGCAGGGCTGTTGTGGGCGGTACGGGAAGGATATGCCCGCCTGCGCCATGTGGAGGGCCTGGGCCTGGGGGACGTCAAGCTCATGATCGGCTTGGGGGCCTTGACCGGGGCGACCCAACTCCCCCTGACCATACTCTGCGCCTCACTTTTGGCACTGGCGACCTTTGCCCTGTGCATTGCCCGTACTCCTCGCTCTCAGGGGCTTGCCACCGCCATTCCTTTTGGACCGTTCCTGTGCGCCGGCGCCTGGCTGGTGCTGGTGGCGGGAGAATGGGTCTCCTCTTGGGGTCTTGGTTAG
- a CDS encoding proton-conducting transporter membrane subunit translates to MVSQMMWVSIVLPFLAALGCLIDSKPLRSILVIGTGVAVSLASLLLVQGQAFSLTPETLFGIPVDGLIAFLDFALLFVILGISYQLKNKLIATLTVLQIVPLAFLELFLHGGEAAGPSLYGDQLSMIMCLVISIIGSLICIYGLSYMDEHEHHLHLEKSRQGRFFFFMVLFLGAMNGLVFANNLLWLYFFWEVTTLCSFMLIKHDGTEVAVTNATRALWMNMLGGVAFVLALVVLRAKGMPLYLQELIATPGVAAVALLPIGLMCFAGFTKSAQVPFQSWLCGAMVAPTPVSALLHSSTMVKAGVYLVIRLAPAFAGTVFSHYVALFGAFTFLTTALLAISQSNGKKILAYSTISNLGMIIACAGINTPAAMAAAILLIVFHAISKGLMFLCVGTIEQKIGSRDIEDMRGLIRIMPKTAMIVVVGIVTMFLPPFGALLSKWMAVEASAQLPLVVLMLAIGSAFTMVFWGRWLGLIMTSVMGEGQAAEEQSPLVRMPLLILASAAVVVSFVAPGLYSSMVLPVLERFYSTDLYIAAQGVFINNIGMFAVFPIFLVMVLGVVWAARASSKKRVSQRSYSVPYVAGLQDPTDPRRIGFKGPLGQWSDFTTSNYYMDQWIGEGRITGWINLVSTGILIILLTGVL, encoded by the coding sequence ATGGTTTCTCAGATGATGTGGGTCAGCATCGTGCTGCCGTTTCTCGCGGCATTAGGATGTCTGATCGACAGTAAGCCCCTACGTTCCATACTGGTCATTGGCACTGGTGTGGCCGTATCCCTGGCATCACTGCTATTGGTGCAAGGACAGGCATTTTCCCTGACTCCGGAAACACTTTTCGGTATTCCGGTGGATGGACTCATTGCGTTTCTCGATTTTGCCTTGCTCTTCGTGATCCTTGGAATCAGCTACCAGCTCAAGAACAAACTCATTGCAACGCTTACTGTATTGCAGATTGTTCCCCTGGCGTTTCTTGAGCTCTTCTTGCATGGTGGTGAGGCGGCAGGTCCAAGCCTCTACGGCGATCAGCTTTCCATGATCATGTGTCTCGTCATCTCCATCATCGGATCGCTCATTTGTATTTATGGGCTTTCCTACATGGATGAGCACGAGCACCATTTGCATCTGGAAAAATCCCGCCAGGGGCGGTTTTTCTTTTTCATGGTGCTCTTTTTGGGGGCCATGAATGGGCTCGTGTTCGCCAACAACCTGTTGTGGCTCTATTTCTTCTGGGAAGTGACCACCTTGTGCTCCTTCATGCTCATCAAGCATGACGGCACGGAAGTGGCCGTGACCAACGCTACCCGCGCCCTGTGGATGAACATGCTTGGCGGCGTGGCCTTCGTACTGGCCTTGGTGGTGCTGCGCGCCAAAGGCATGCCCTTGTATCTGCAGGAACTCATCGCCACCCCGGGCGTGGCGGCCGTGGCCCTGCTCCCCATTGGGCTCATGTGCTTTGCGGGCTTTACCAAGTCTGCGCAGGTCCCCTTCCAAAGCTGGCTGTGCGGCGCCATGGTGGCCCCCACTCCGGTCTCGGCCTTGCTCCATTCGAGCACTATGGTGAAGGCAGGGGTGTACCTGGTCATCCGTCTGGCCCCGGCCTTTGCCGGCACGGTATTCAGCCACTATGTGGCCCTCTTTGGGGCCTTCACCTTCCTGACCACGGCCTTGCTCGCCATCTCCCAGAGCAATGGGAAAAAGATCCTGGCCTACTCCACCATCAGCAACCTCGGCATGATCATCGCCTGTGCCGGCATCAACACCCCGGCGGCCATGGCGGCAGCCATTTTGCTCATCGTCTTTCACGCCATCTCCAAGGGTCTGATGTTCTTGTGCGTGGGCACCATCGAGCAAAAGATCGGCAGCCGCGACATCGAAGACATGCGCGGACTCATCCGCATCATGCCCAAGACCGCGATGATCGTGGTGGTGGGTATCGTGACCATGTTCCTGCCGCCCTTCGGCGCCCTGCTTTCCAAGTGGATGGCGGTGGAGGCCTCGGCGCAGCTGCCGTTGGTGGTGCTCATGCTCGCCATTGGCTCGGCCTTCACCATGGTCTTCTGGGGCCGCTGGCTGGGGCTCATCATGACTTCGGTCATGGGTGAAGGACAGGCGGCGGAAGAGCAGTCCCCGCTGGTGCGGATGCCGCTGCTCATCCTGGCTTCGGCTGCCGTGGTGGTGAGCTTTGTGGCCCCGGGCCTGTACTCTTCCATGGTACTGCCGGTTTTGGAGCGTTTCTACTCGACGGATCTGTACATTGCCGCACAGGGCGTCTTCATCAACAACATCGGCATGTTTGCCGTGTTCCCCATCTTTTTGGTCATGGTCTTGGGCGTCGTCTGGGCGGCTCGTGCCTCGTCCAAAAAACGGGTGAGCCAGCGCTCCTATAGCGTTCCGTACGTTGCTGGTTTGCAAGATCCGACTGATCCGCGTCGCATCGGATTCAAAGGTCCGCTGGGGCAGTGGTCGGATTTCACCACATCCAACTACTATATGGATCAATGGATTGGTGAGGGGCGCATTACTGGATGGATCAACCTGGTCTCTACGGGGATCCTCATCATCTTGCTGACGGGGGTACTCTAA
- a CDS encoding NADH-quinone oxidoreductase subunit H, producing the protein MEAKTIIFVIVALILAPIVGGLLAGLDRRLTAWCQGRFGPPILQPFYDVFKLLGKDRQAVNTWQIFCAHIYLIASMLSLALFVIQGDLLMIFFVMTIGAVFMVVGALSTPSPYSQIGAQRELIQMLTYEPLLVIVFVGIYFVTGSFKISDILAYERPIFLMLPLLYLVLTFALTIKLRKSPFDISACHHGHQEIVRGVLTEYSGPYLAILEIAHWYDIILILAICSLFWSTSAIGMIMLLGITYLAEIAIDNITPRMTWKWMLTYVWAVGITLSLFNMALLYAKSF; encoded by the coding sequence ATGGAAGCGAAAACCATCATTTTCGTGATTGTTGCTTTGATCCTTGCCCCCATCGTGGGCGGTTTGCTGGCAGGGCTCGATCGTCGGCTCACGGCCTGGTGCCAGGGGCGTTTTGGCCCGCCCATCTTGCAGCCTTTCTACGATGTCTTCAAATTGCTGGGCAAAGACCGCCAGGCGGTGAATACGTGGCAGATCTTCTGCGCCCACATCTACCTCATCGCCTCCATGCTCTCCTTGGCCCTGTTCGTCATCCAGGGCGACCTGCTCATGATCTTCTTTGTCATGACCATCGGTGCGGTGTTCATGGTGGTGGGCGCACTGTCCACGCCGTCGCCGTATTCTCAGATCGGGGCGCAGCGTGAGCTCATCCAGATGCTCACCTACGAGCCGCTCTTGGTCATCGTGTTCGTGGGCATCTACTTCGTGACCGGGAGCTTTAAGATCAGCGACATCCTGGCTTATGAGCGGCCCATCTTCCTCATGCTGCCGTTGCTCTATTTGGTGCTCACCTTCGCCTTGACCATCAAGCTGCGCAAATCGCCTTTTGATATCTCCGCCTGCCACCATGGGCATCAGGAGATCGTTCGCGGTGTGCTTACCGAGTATTCGGGACCGTACCTGGCCATTTTGGAAATCGCCCATTGGTATGACATCATCCTCATTTTGGCCATCTGCAGCCTCTTTTGGAGCACCAGTGCCATTGGAATGATCATGCTCCTGGGGATTACGTACCTGGCGGAGATCGCCATCGACAATATCACCCCGCGCATGACGTGGAAATGGATGCTCACCTACGTGTGGGCCGTGGGGATTACGTTGTCTCTCTTCAACATGGCGCTCCTTTACGCCAAGAGCTTCTAG